The genome window CTGCATCGCCGACGTCAACGGGGTCACCGGCAAGGCGACGATCTACATGACCAGCCAGGCGCCGCACGCCATCCGCACGGTCTTCGCTTTGGTGGCCGGTCTGCCCGAGCAGCAGATCCGGATCATCTCGCCGGACATCGGCGGCGGCTTCGGCAACAAGGTGCCCGTGTATCCGGGCTACGTGGTCGCCACCGCGGCCAGCCTCCTCCTGGGCCGGCCGGTGAAGTGGATCGAGGACCGCTCGGAGAACCTGATCTCGACCGGCTTCGCGCGCGACTTCCACATGACCGGCGACCTGGCCGTCGACGAGCACGGCCGGATGCTGGCGTTGCGAGTCCACCTCGACAGCGACAACGGCGCCTTCTTCGCCGACGCCCAGCCGTCAAAGTTCAAAGCCGGCCTGTTTCACATCGTCACGGGTTCGTATGACATCCCCACGGCGCACGTCACGGCGGATGGCTACTACACCAACAAGGCGCCGGGGGGCGTCGCCTACCGCTGTTCGTTCCGCGTCACCGAGGCGAGCTACCTCATCGAGAGGCTGGTGACCAATGCGGCCATCGAGCTGGGCATGGATCAGGTCGAGTTCCGGAAGAAGAACTTCATCCAGCCGCAGCAGTTCCCATACCGGTCGGCGACCGGGTGGGTCTATGACAGCGGGGACTATCCGAGGGCGATGAACGTGGCGCTCGAGAAGCTCGGCTACGAGGAGTTGAAGCAGGACGTCGAGCGGCGCCGCGCCAAAGGCGAGGTGACCGGGATCGGAGTCGCCAGCTTCACCGAGGTCGTGGGCGCCGGCCACGGCGCCGACTTCGACATCCTCGGCCTGCGCATGTTCGACAGCGCCGAGCTGCGCGTCCACCCGACCGGCAAGGCCCTCCTCAGGATGGGGACGAAGTCACAGGGCCAGGGCCACGAGACCACGTTTGCGCAGATCGTCGCCGAGGAGCTGGGCATCCCGGCCCAAGACGTCATCGTCGAGGAGGGCGACACCGACACGGCGCCGTACGGACTCGGCACCTACGCCTCGCGCAGCACCCCGGTGGCGGGCGCCGCGGCGGCGATGGTCAGCCGCAAGCTCCGGGACAAGGCGCGCAAGCTTGCCGCCCACCTGCTGGAGGCGGCCGAGGAAGACCTGGAGTGGGAGCGTGGGAAGTTCTACGTCAAGGGTTCCCCGGAGCGGTCCAAGACGATCCAGGAAGCGGCGTTTGCCGCCTACACGAACCTGCCCGAGGGCATGGAAGCGGGTTTGGAGGGCGTGCACTACTACGACCCGCCGAACATGACCTTCCCGTTCGGCACCTACGCCGTGGTGGTCGACGTCGACAAGGGCACGGGACAGATCAAGGTCCGCAGGATGGTGGCGGTCGACGACTGCGGCGTGCGCATCAACCCGATGATCGTCGAGGGCCAGATCCAGGGCGGCCTGGCCGAGGGCTACGGCATCGCCTTCATGGAGCTCATCACCTTCGACCGCGAGGGCAACTGCATCGGGTCGAACTTCATGGACTACCTGCTCCCGACGGCCTGGGAGACTCCGAAGTTCGAGATCGGCGAGACGGTGACGCCGTCACCGCACCACCCGTTGGGAGCCAAGGGGGTCGGGGAGTCGGCGACGGTCGGGTCGCCGGCCGCCTACGTCAACGCGGTGATCGACGCTCTCTCGCCCTACGGCATCACGAACATCGACATGCCGGTGACCTCGGACAAGGTCTGGGCGGCGCTGCGCTCGAAAGGGGTGAGCGAATAGACGACGAGCTGATCGAGCTGCTCCACGAGCACGCGGTGACCGGCACGCCGTGCGTGCTGGCGACGGTCGTGCGGGGCGAGCCGCCCACTTCCGCCCGCCCCGGTGACAAGGCCGTCGTCACCGCCGACGGGCGGCTGCGTGGTTGGATCGGAGGGAGCTGCTCGGAGCCGATCGTGCGCCGCGAGGCCCTGCGGGCGCTGGCCGAGGGCACGCCGCGGCTGGTCAGGATCGTGCCCGCGCCCGAGGTCAAGCAGACCCGGAAGCGGGGCGAGCTGATGGTGGCCACCACCTGTCCGAGCGGCGGCGCCCTCGACATCTTCATCGAGCCTAGACTGCCGAAGCCCCTCCTGCTCGTGTTCGGCGACAGCCCGTCGGCACGCACCCTCGTCCAGATGGGGACGCTGGCCGGTTTCCGGACTTGCTCGGTCCACCCGGGGGCAAGACCCGAGGACTTTCCCGGTGCCGGCATGGTGCTTGGCAGCCTGGGCCTGGCCGAGGCCAACCCAGGCCCCGACAGCTGGGCTGTGGTCGCCACCATGGGTCACTACGACGAGGACGCGCTCGAGGCGGCCCTCGCCCATCCCGGCCTCGAGGTGGGTCTCATCGCCAGCAGCCGTCGCGCGGCGGCGGTGCGAGAGGCGCTTCGCGGCCGCGGATTCAACGAGGAGGCGCTCGCGCGCATCAGGACGCCGGCCGGGAGGGTGCGTGGCGCGAGCCAGGAGGAGATCGCGCTGCTGGCCCTGACCGAGGTGGTGACCGCTCGCCGGCGGCGCGGTCCCATTCCCCCGGCGCCCTCGGCGCCCGCCGTCCTCTTCGTCACCGACCAGGTGTGCGGCATGACCGTCGACCCGCTGACCGCCAACCACCAAGCGGTCCACGGCGGGCTCACCTACTGGTTCTGTTCCGCGGGCTGTCAGGCCGAGTTCGAAAAGGCGCCGGAGCGCTACCTCAGAGCGGTCGAAGCCTGACGCCGGCCGCGGTGGGTG of bacterium contains these proteins:
- a CDS encoding carbon-monoxide dehydrogenase large subunit gives rise to the protein MSTATHQHGGIGESIKRKEDARFLRGQGRYVDDFVLPNMCHMAILRSPHAHARIRSIDTSSAGARPGVIAVVTGELLAQHKLAWMPTLSGDTQAVLATDKVRFQGQEVAAVIAETKYQAEDARDAIVVDYDVLPAVTSPQQAREPGAALIRDDKEGQKDNHIYHWESGDQAATQAAFAGAAKVVRLHTFYPRCHPAPLETCGCIADVNGVTGKATIYMTSQAPHAIRTVFALVAGLPEQQIRIISPDIGGGFGNKVPVYPGYVVATAASLLLGRPVKWIEDRSENLISTGFARDFHMTGDLAVDEHGRMLALRVHLDSDNGAFFADAQPSKFKAGLFHIVTGSYDIPTAHVTADGYYTNKAPGGVAYRCSFRVTEASYLIERLVTNAAIELGMDQVEFRKKNFIQPQQFPYRSATGWVYDSGDYPRAMNVALEKLGYEELKQDVERRRAKGEVTGIGVASFTEVVGAGHGADFDILGLRMFDSAELRVHPTGKALLRMGTKSQGQGHETTFAQIVAEELGIPAQDVIVEEGDTDTAPYGLGTYASRSTPVAGAAAAMVSRKLRDKARKLAAHLLEAAEEDLEWERGKFYVKGSPERSKTIQEAAFAAYTNLPEGMEAGLEGVHYYDPPNMTFPFGTYAVVVDVDKGTGQIKVRRMVAVDDCGVRINPMIVEGQIQGGLAEGYGIAFMELITFDREGNCIGSNFMDYLLPTAWETPKFEIGETVTPSPHHPLGAKGVGESATVGSPAAYVNAVIDALSPYGITNIDMPVTSDKVWAALRSKGVSE
- a CDS encoding YHS domain-containing protein; the encoded protein is MTVDPLTANHQAVHGGLTYWFCSAGCQAEFEKAPERYLRAVEA